One Methanocaldococcus villosus KIN24-T80 genomic window carries:
- the eif1A gene encoding translation initiation factor eIF-1A, giving the protein MEEQQIRVRIPNKEENEILAIVEQMLGASRMRVRCMDGKVRLARIPGRLKRKIWVKEGDIVIIKPWEVQGDEKCDIIWRYTKTQVEWLKRKGYLDELL; this is encoded by the coding sequence TTGGAAGAACAACAGATTAGAGTTAGAATTCCCAATAAAGAAGAAAATGAGATATTAGCTATAGTAGAACAAATGTTGGGAGCTAGTAGAATGAGAGTTAGATGTATGGATGGAAAGGTTAGATTAGCAAGAATTCCTGGTAGGTTAAAGAGAAAAATTTGGGTTAAAGAAGGAGATATTGTTATAATTAAACCTTGGGAAGTTCAAGGAGATGAGAAGTGTGATATTATCTGGAGATATACAAAGACTCAAGTTGAGTGGTTGAAGAGAAAAGGGTATTTAGATGAGCTGTTATAA
- a CDS encoding TatD family hydrolase — MIDAHTHLDVRSFEDLEKMALSGIEVIITCSHNPYKMSTPEVYLDHWDRLINLEVKRGEMAGVEVKVALGIHPMGYPKNWKILIKELPKFLDNENVVAIGEAGLHYLTEDEKNLLREQLILAKDYDMPIILHTPEKNKREALLEILKILDEIKIKDNLVMIDHINKETVNLIDKNIYIGLTVQPSMKITHKEAAEIIKDYNKNFILSSDLGSLKSDIYALPRTKLYMKKIDVEEKKIVDATYRNAKKFYRL; from the coding sequence ATGATAGATGCTCACACACACTTAGATGTTAGAAGTTTTGAAGATTTGGAAAAAATGGCATTAAGTGGAATTGAGGTAATTATAACTTGCTCTCACAATCCATATAAAATGAGTACTCCAGAAGTTTATTTAGATCATTGGGATAGATTAATTAATTTAGAAGTAAAAAGAGGAGAGATGGCTGGAGTAGAGGTTAAAGTAGCATTGGGAATTCATCCCATGGGATATCCAAAAAACTGGAAAATCTTAATAAAAGAGCTTCCTAAATTTTTAGACAATGAAAATGTTGTTGCTATTGGAGAGGCAGGATTACATTATCTAACAGAAGATGAGAAAAACCTTTTAAGGGAACAGTTAATTTTAGCTAAAGATTATGATATGCCAATAATACTCCATACACCAGAAAAGAATAAGAGAGAAGCATTATTAGAAATTCTAAAAATTTTAGATGAGATTAAGATAAAGGATAATTTAGTTATGATTGATCATATAAATAAAGAAACAGTAAATTTAATTGATAAAAATATTTATATTGGTCTAACTGTTCAACCATCAATGAAAATAACCCATAAAGAGGCTGCAGAGATTATAAAGGATTATAATAAAAATTTTATTTTAAGTAGTGATTTGGGAAGTTTAAAGTCAGATATTTATGCATTACCAAGGACTAAGTTATATATGAAGAAGATAGATGTTGAGGAGAAAAAGATAGTTGATGCAACATATAGAAATGCAAAGAAATTTTACAGATTATAA
- the cofG gene encoding 7,8-didemethyl-8-hydroxy-5-deazariboflavin synthase subunit CofG, with protein sequence MKRDEAIEFLKYGDYKDIVYYINIINEKFEREYITYSKNVFIPLSKWCRNRCGYCIFREDIPHLMKPSEVKEILLKGDKLGCREALFTFGEKVDENKEIKKVLNSLGYNNVLEYLYDLEQWCLSNTSLLPHTNCGLLSYDEMKMLREVNASMGLMLENVSERLMKTVAHKNSPGKDPKKRIEMIENAGKLKIPFTTGLLIGIGETEEEIVDSLLKIKELHDKYGHIQEVIIQNFKPKKGTPMENYKEPSPIKMLKVIIVARLILDNTSIQIPPNLNRETGQLFLLAGVDDWGGVSPITKDYVNPEAEWPEIKKLREMTEELGLKLKMRLPVYDKYISEKWLSERVYKKIVGEYGNKKLS encoded by the coding sequence TTGAAAAGGGATGAGGCTATAGAGTTTTTGAAATATGGTGATTATAAAGATATTGTATACTATATAAACATAATTAATGAGAAGTTTGAGAGGGAATATATAACATACTCAAAAAATGTTTTTATCCCTCTATCAAAATGGTGTAGAAATAGATGTGGATATTGTATTTTTAGGGAAGATATCCCTCATTTAATGAAACCAAGTGAAGTAAAAGAGATATTACTAAAAGGAGATAAATTAGGTTGTAGAGAAGCTTTATTTACTTTTGGAGAAAAAGTAGATGAAAATAAGGAAATTAAGAAAGTGTTAAACAGTTTAGGGTATAATAATGTTTTAGAATATCTTTATGATCTAGAACAGTGGTGCTTATCTAATACATCTCTTCTACCACATACAAACTGTGGTTTGTTAAGCTATGATGAAATGAAAATGCTAAGAGAGGTTAATGCTTCAATGGGATTGATGTTAGAGAATGTTTCAGAAAGATTAATGAAAACTGTTGCACATAAAAATAGCCCTGGAAAAGATCCAAAAAAGAGAATAGAAATGATAGAAAATGCTGGAAAGCTAAAGATACCTTTTACAACAGGTTTATTAATAGGAATTGGAGAAACTGAAGAAGAAATTGTAGATTCATTATTAAAGATTAAAGAGCTTCATGATAAATATGGACATATACAAGAAGTAATTATTCAAAACTTTAAGCCTAAGAAAGGAACTCCAATGGAGAATTATAAAGAACCTTCACCAATTAAAATGTTAAAAGTTATAATTGTTGCTAGGTTGATATTGGATAATACATCTATACAAATTCCACCAAATTTAAATAGGGAAACGGGACAACTATTTTTATTGGCAGGAGTGGATGATTGGGGAGGAGTTTCTCCAATAACAAAAGATTATGTAAATCCAGAAGCTGAATGGCCGGAGATTAAAAAACTTAGGGAAATGACAGAAGAGTTGGGATTAAAATTAAAAATGAGATTACCAGTTTATGATAAATATATAAGTGAAAAATGGTTATCAGAGAGAGTTTATAAAAAAATAGTGGGAGAATATGGAAATAAAAAGCTTAGCTAG
- a CDS encoding 4Fe-4S binding protein → MEIKSLARIFLLGIYKNLERILFASDRVTDLELRKAILEGKIKLPNTVIKELCIGCEGCYNVCPTKAITMEKIEPVKISEYIIKDKVPKIDPKKCVYCLYCHDFCPVFSIFNEISPIHPRDVGEYVEVDLSKILKKKLEISEEQLERLSKILSLNLGKLLRH, encoded by the coding sequence ATGGAAATAAAAAGCTTAGCTAGAATATTTTTATTAGGAATTTATAAAAACTTAGAGAGAATATTATTTGCCAGTGATAGAGTTACTGATCTTGAGTTAAGAAAAGCAATATTAGAGGGAAAGATAAAGCTACCAAATACAGTTATTAAAGAGTTATGTATTGGTTGTGAAGGATGCTACAATGTTTGTCCTACAAAAGCTATAACTATGGAAAAGATTGAGCCAGTGAAAATATCTGAGTATATTATAAAAGATAAAGTCCCAAAAATAGATCCAAAAAAATGTGTTTATTGTCTATATTGTCATGATTTTTGTCCAGTATTTTCAATATTTAATGAAATATCCCCTATACATCCAAGAGATGTTGGAGAGTATGTAGAAGTAGATTTATCAAAGATTTTAAAAAAGAAATTAGAGATATCTGAGGAACAGTTAGAGAGATTAAGTAAGATCTTATCATTAAATTTAGGTAAACTTCTTAGGCATTAA
- the hflX gene encoding GTPase HflX translates to MLVLRKDNKWDNKSIEELKELTKVLYEPVKTFVQIRKPDPKYQIGSGLVERIAKEIKENEIDIVVFGNQLSPSQKYNLAKNFKVEVIDKIELVLRIFYKHAKSREALLQVRLAELKYELPRAKEKVRLAKQGEQPGFGGYGDYEVEKYYQKVKREINIIKSKLEKLKKHRENLRKRRGNFDTVGLIGYTNAGKTSLLNALSGDRKEVKNQVFTTLSTTTRRIRGIKRRILITDTVGFMDDLPPFMIEAFLSTIEESANSDLILLVVDASDSLEEIERKLKVNYEVLDKINCKSPIITVFNKVDKITYEKREEILKSLKRYIVNPIFVSAKYNINLDKLKEMILENLNLSIGTVETDNPKLISYLYENTEILEDVLEDNKHIITFRAKEKDVNRILKAVRV, encoded by the coding sequence ATATTAGTTTTAAGAAAAGATAACAAATGGGATAATAAAAGTATAGAAGAGCTAAAGGAGTTAACTAAAGTGTTATATGAACCAGTAAAAACTTTTGTGCAAATAAGAAAACCTGATCCTAAGTATCAGATAGGATCTGGTTTGGTTGAGAGGATAGCTAAAGAGATTAAAGAAAATGAGATAGATATAGTAGTTTTTGGTAATCAGTTATCACCTTCTCAAAAATATAATTTAGCAAAAAACTTTAAAGTAGAGGTTATTGATAAGATTGAACTTGTTTTAAGAATTTTCTATAAACATGCTAAGAGTAGAGAGGCTCTGCTACAGGTGAGATTGGCAGAGCTAAAATATGAACTTCCAAGGGCTAAAGAAAAAGTTAGATTGGCTAAACAAGGAGAACAGCCTGGTTTTGGAGGATATGGGGATTATGAAGTTGAAAAATACTATCAGAAAGTTAAAAGGGAAATAAATATTATAAAATCAAAATTAGAAAAATTAAAGAAACATAGAGAAAATTTAAGGAAGAGAAGGGGAAATTTTGACACTGTTGGATTAATTGGATATACAAATGCAGGGAAAACTTCTCTATTAAATGCCTTATCTGGAGATAGGAAAGAAGTAAAAAATCAGGTTTTTACAACACTATCAACAACTACAAGAAGAATAAGAGGAATTAAGAGAAGGATTTTAATAACAGACACTGTTGGATTTATGGATGATCTCCCACCATTTATGATAGAAGCTTTCCTATCAACTATTGAAGAGAGTGCTAATTCTGATTTAATACTACTTGTTGTAGATGCTTCTGACAGTTTGGAAGAGATAGAAAGAAAATTAAAAGTAAATTATGAGGTATTAGATAAAATCAACTGTAAATCTCCAATAATAACTGTATTTAATAAAGTAGATAAAATAACTTATGAAAAAAGAGAAGAAATTTTAAAAAGTTTAAAAAGATATATAGTCAACCCAATATTTGTCTCAGCAAAGTATAATATAAACTTAGATAAACTTAAAGAAATGATATTAGAAAATCTTAACTTATCAATAGGCACTGTAGAAACAGACAATCCAAAATTGATATCATATTTATATGAGAACACTGAAATTTTAGAGGATGTATTAGAAGATAATAAACATATTATTACATTTAGGGCTAAAGAGAAAGATGTAAATAGAATATTAAAAGCTGTGAGAGTATGA
- the argB gene encoding acetylglutamate kinase, with protein sequence MNKAKVLLEALPYIQKFHNKIFVIKYGGHAMIDENAKNYTAQDIVLLKYVGIKPVIVHGGGPEINRAMEKFGKKPEFIHGLRVTDEETLNIVEMVLTGKINGEIVSRIFKFGGKAVGLSGKSGRIILAKKKRKFIEKDGKKVEVDLGRVGETVEINTELLDILINNNYIPVISPIGIDEKGDAYNLNADTVAGDIASALKAEKLILITDVDGIMEDINDPSTVYKKLTVSDVKRLLKEGKIKGGMIPKVECAIKALESGGVKSVHIINGKIPHALLVEIFTEEGIGTMITKK encoded by the coding sequence ATGAATAAAGCAAAAGTGCTTTTAGAGGCATTACCATATATACAGAAATTTCACAATAAGATTTTTGTTATAAAATATGGTGGACATGCAATGATTGATGAAAATGCTAAAAACTACACAGCTCAAGATATAGTGTTGCTAAAATATGTAGGCATAAAACCTGTTATTGTCCATGGAGGAGGGCCAGAGATAAATAGAGCCATGGAGAAGTTTGGAAAGAAACCTGAGTTTATACATGGATTAAGAGTGACTGATGAGGAAACATTAAATATAGTTGAGATGGTTTTAACTGGGAAAATCAATGGAGAGATTGTTTCAAGAATATTTAAGTTTGGAGGTAAAGCAGTAGGTTTATCAGGAAAATCTGGAAGGATAATATTAGCTAAGAAAAAGAGAAAATTCATTGAAAAAGATGGAAAAAAGGTAGAAGTAGATCTTGGAAGAGTTGGAGAAACTGTTGAAATAAACACTGAACTTTTAGATATACTAATAAATAATAACTATATCCCTGTTATATCCCCAATAGGTATTGATGAAAAAGGGGATGCATATAATTTAAATGCTGACACTGTTGCTGGAGATATAGCTTCAGCATTAAAAGCTGAAAAGCTTATATTAATAACTGATGTTGATGGAATTATGGAAGATATTAATGATCCTTCAACAGTTTATAAAAAATTAACAGTATCAGATGTTAAAAGATTGTTAAAGGAGGGGAAAATTAAGGGAGGGATGATACCAAAAGTAGAATGTGCTATAAAAGCTTTAGAAAGTGGTGGAGTAAAAAGTGTCCATATTATTAATGGAAAAATACCCCATGCTTTATTAGTGGAAATATTTACTGAAGAGGGTATAGGAACAATGATCACAAAAAAATGA
- a CDS encoding tetratricopeptide repeat protein, which translates to MEFLIEMCTNGNKLLKALEDIEEKLKKNPKNYDLLFKKFMILLGLKRFEEAIQCLDGIINYYGELPIIMLFKGSILYNLGRLKEARDCLKKVCKKHFFYVMIIFSHLGWVYYKLGEYDKVIKLCDLVLEISKDFYMAHVIKGQMYYLLGRYKEAIINFEKALKRNPEDCEVTYYLGDIYYRMGEFDKALKYLNKCIKSCPYDIRSLEKLVNIYILFGKYKKALEILKRIIELTPDDPLVYVKYGIILNKMKKYDEAIKYFDKALSINPTLVEALEGKALALEKLGKVEEAVKLYNKALELLE; encoded by the coding sequence ATGGAGTTCTTAATTGAAATGTGTACTAATGGAAATAAATTATTAAAAGCTTTAGAAGATATTGAGGAGAAATTAAAAAAGAATCCTAAAAATTATGATTTATTATTTAAAAAATTTATGATTCTATTAGGACTTAAAAGGTTTGAAGAGGCTATACAATGCTTAGATGGAATTATAAACTATTATGGAGAATTACCAATTATAATGCTTTTTAAAGGGAGTATATTATATAATTTAGGTAGATTAAAAGAAGCTAGAGATTGTCTTAAAAAAGTTTGTAAAAAACACTTCTTTTATGTTATGATAATCTTTTCACACTTGGGTTGGGTGTATTATAAACTTGGAGAGTATGATAAGGTTATAAAATTATGTGATTTGGTATTAGAGATTAGTAAAGATTTTTACATGGCACATGTTATCAAAGGACAAATGTATTACCTCTTGGGAAGGTATAAAGAGGCTATAATTAATTTTGAAAAAGCTTTAAAGAGAAATCCTGAAGATTGTGAAGTTACTTATTATTTAGGAGATATCTACTATAGAATGGGAGAGTTTGATAAAGCTTTAAAATATTTAAATAAATGTATAAAATCATGCCCCTATGATATTAGATCCCTCGAAAAGTTAGTAAACATCTACATATTATTTGGAAAATATAAAAAAGCTTTAGAAATATTAAAGAGAATAATAGAATTAACACCAGATGATCCATTAGTTTATGTTAAATATGGGATTATATTAAATAAGATGAAAAAATATGATGAGGCAATAAAATACTTTGATAAAGCCTTATCTATTAACCCTACATTAGTTGAAGCTTTAGAAGGAAAAGCTTTAGCTTTAGAAAAATTAGGTAAAGTAGAAGAAGCTGTTAAGTTATATAATAAAGCTTTAGAGCTTTTAGAATAA
- a CDS encoding TraB family protein gives MKKVKIFNGENECEIYLIGTAHVSKDSVEEVERVVEEIKPDAIAVELDYRRFISLMSEEKKIDIKEVLKKGDFLKFFVYMILYNFQQHIGKNFGIKPGAEMKRAIELANIYNIPIFLIDRDVEITFSRLLNNMPLKEKFKLLYELIKNDDSLEVSDKTLNDMINDPKKYIELLKQLSPTIYNVLVDERDKFMAKNLFEISKGRSKIVAVVGAGHVEGIIKYLKELENGKEINLEELTKVKNKNYKKIIGVIITALIFAMFFYAIYYSLNNPEILKAITLRWILFTGGFSALGVLLARGKLITAIVAFLSAPITTLIPLPFVAVGTITGLLELKFRDIREEDFVNILSSDFKDLFNNNLFRVLLVATLSNLGAMVGVLYCLGKFLF, from the coding sequence ATGAAAAAAGTTAAAATTTTTAATGGAGAAAATGAATGTGAAATTTACTTAATTGGGACAGCTCATGTTTCTAAGGATAGTGTAGAAGAAGTTGAAAGAGTAGTAGAAGAAATTAAACCAGATGCAATAGCTGTTGAATTGGATTACAGAAGGTTCATATCATTAATGTCTGAGGAAAAGAAAATTGATATAAAAGAAGTATTGAAAAAAGGAGATTTTTTAAAATTCTTTGTTTATATGATATTGTATAATTTTCAACAACACATAGGTAAGAATTTTGGAATAAAACCGGGAGCAGAGATGAAGAGAGCTATTGAATTGGCTAATATTTATAATATTCCTATATTTTTAATAGATAGGGATGTAGAGATAACTTTTAGTAGATTGTTAAATAATATGCCACTGAAAGAAAAATTCAAATTACTTTATGAGTTAATTAAAAATGATGATTCATTAGAAGTTAGTGATAAAACATTAAATGACATGATAAATGATCCTAAAAAATATATAGAGCTATTAAAACAGTTATCTCCTACTATATATAATGTTTTAGTAGATGAGAGAGATAAATTTATGGCAAAAAATCTATTTGAGATCTCAAAAGGAAGAAGTAAAATTGTTGCTGTTGTTGGGGCAGGACATGTTGAGGGGATTATTAAATATTTAAAAGAATTAGAAAATGGAAAAGAGATTAATTTAGAAGAATTAACAAAGGTAAAAAATAAGAATTATAAAAAAATAATTGGTGTGATAATAACAGCATTAATTTTTGCTATGTTCTTTTATGCTATCTACTACTCTCTAAACAACCCTGAAATTTTAAAAGCTATTACACTAAGATGGATTTTATTTACTGGAGGGTTTTCAGCTTTAGGAGTTTTGTTAGCAAGAGGGAAATTAATTACAGCTATTGTAGCTTTTCTATCAGCCCCTATAACCACCCTTATACCATTACCATTTGTAGCTGTTGGGACAATAACAGGCCTATTGGAGTTAAAATTTAGGGATATTAGGGAAGAAGATTTTGTTAATATCTTAAGTTCTGATTTTAAAGATTTATTTAATAATAATTTATTTAGAGTTTTACTGGTTGCCACATTATCTAACTTGGGAGCTATGGTTGGTGTTTTATATTGTTTAGGAAAATTCTTATTCTAA
- the truD gene encoding tRNA pseudouridine(13) synthase TruD, translated as MKLRMKPEDFIVEEILDFNKIKGDKCYLYKLTKRNIESFKAFSYIAKKFKIPLKDIGYCGLKDRHAVTTQYISIPKEYGILRLDEPNLKLKLVGESKFLLLGDQEGNKFTITVRDLKEKDIGIVKENLKYLHFGAPNYFDSQRFGSVFDGKFIAKEIIKGNYEEAAKIILTKYKKSEKKIIKDLKRFIGRHWGDWDKIIKYIEEKNIKAKLYVNMINELNKSNDFKKALNYVDERLKKIFFAAYQSFLWNECIKEYLSKYIPKEDRVYYNYECGTILFYKKLDDEIFEILKNKTFPTIAPDVHYEGEEKKIIDKILKREGLKLDELYSDFGKFIYHEREVLNIPKNLKVSEFEKDELNKGKYKITLSYELNKGSYATIIIKRAFLGIKTRKRRR; from the coding sequence ATGAAGCTAAGAATGAAGCCTGAAGATTTTATTGTTGAAGAAATATTAGATTTTAATAAGATTAAAGGAGATAAGTGTTATTTATATAAATTAACAAAAAGAAATATAGAAAGCTTTAAAGCTTTTTCATATATAGCTAAGAAATTTAAAATCCCCCTCAAAGATATTGGATATTGTGGATTGAAGGACAGACATGCAGTAACTACACAGTATATATCAATACCAAAAGAATATGGTATATTAAGGTTGGATGAGCCAAATTTAAAATTAAAATTAGTAGGTGAATCTAAGTTTTTACTTTTAGGAGATCAAGAAGGAAATAAATTTACAATAACAGTTAGGGATTTAAAGGAAAAGGATATTGGAATAGTAAAAGAAAATTTAAAATATCTCCATTTTGGTGCCCCTAACTATTTTGATAGTCAGAGGTTTGGAAGTGTTTTTGATGGAAAGTTTATTGCTAAAGAGATAATTAAAGGAAATTATGAAGAGGCTGCTAAAATAATATTAACAAAATATAAAAAGTCTGAAAAAAAGATAATTAAGGATTTAAAGAGGTTTATAGGAAGACATTGGGGAGATTGGGATAAGATTATTAAATATATTGAAGAAAAAAATATAAAGGCTAAGTTATATGTAAATATGATTAATGAGCTTAATAAATCAAATGATTTTAAAAAGGCTCTTAATTATGTTGATGAGAGATTAAAGAAAATATTCTTTGCTGCTTATCAAAGTTTTTTGTGGAATGAGTGTATTAAAGAGTATCTTTCTAAATACATTCCTAAAGAGGATAGGGTTTATTATAATTATGAATGTGGCACAATACTATTTTATAAAAAGTTAGATGATGAAATATTTGAAATATTAAAAAATAAAACCTTCCCTACTATAGCTCCAGATGTTCATTATGAAGGAGAAGAAAAAAAGATAATAGATAAAATTTTAAAAAGAGAGGGGTTAAAATTAGATGAACTTTATAGTGATTTTGGTAAATTTATTTATCATGAAAGGGAAGTGTTAAATATTCCTAAGAATTTAAAGGTTAGTGAGTTTGAAAAGGATGAGTTGAATAAAGGAAAGTATAAAATAACTCTATCATATGAGTTAAATAAAGGAAGTTATGCAACAATTATTATAAAAAGGGCTTTCTTAGGAATAAAAACAAGAAAAAGGAGAAGATAA
- the pyrI gene encoding aspartate carbamoyltransferase regulatory subunit, with protein MIMELKVRKIKDGTVIDHIDAGKALIVYKILNIPNHIPITLAINVPSKKKEKKDILKIEGFELKEKDINKISLISPDVTINIIKDWQVVKKLKPKIPDLIEGILKCTNPNCITHFEPVEGKFIVESKNPLKIRCYYCERLLEKIIFK; from the coding sequence ATAATTATGGAACTTAAGGTTAGGAAAATAAAGGATGGTACTGTTATCGACCATATAGATGCAGGAAAAGCATTAATAGTTTATAAAATATTGAATATCCCTAACCATATACCCATAACTTTGGCTATAAATGTTCCATCTAAGAAAAAAGAGAAGAAAGATATATTAAAAATAGAAGGATTTGAATTAAAAGAAAAGGATATTAATAAGATCTCTTTAATTTCTCCAGATGTTACAATAAACATTATAAAAGATTGGCAAGTAGTTAAAAAATTAAAACCAAAAATACCAGACCTTATAGAAGGAATATTAAAATGCACAAATCCAAATTGTATAACTCATTTTGAGCCTGTTGAAGGAAAATTTATTGTTGAAAGTAAAAATCCATTAAAAATTAGATGTTATTATTGTGAAAGACTTTTAGAAAAAATAATATTTAAATAA
- a CDS encoding DUF169 domain-containing protein: MEIEKIREYAKKIYELLGEDKPFVGVKLAKSKEEIPEGYSEIESEKRHCEMVQLARLERKKFYATLNKHLCKGGAYAIGLLKNPPEPLATGKLYVKLGNFKDENAARKTVDAIPKVKDEVYATVYAPLDDIDFIPDSIIAIVKPKKALRLVQASLYRDGGRFSADFSGIQSVCADAVAAVKVRGVSNMTLGCNGSRKYAGIKDEELVFAFPVDELEKIVEALEHFKEVWG; encoded by the coding sequence ATGGAAATAGAAAAAATAAGAGAATATGCTAAAAAGATATATGAATTATTAGGAGAAGATAAGCCATTTGTAGGAGTAAAACTTGCTAAATCAAAAGAAGAAATTCCAGAAGGATACAGTGAGATAGAATCTGAAAAGAGACACTGTGAAATGGTTCAGTTAGCAAGATTAGAAAGAAAAAAGTTCTATGCTACATTAAATAAACATCTATGTAAAGGAGGAGCATATGCTATAGGTTTATTAAAGAATCCTCCTGAACCATTAGCAACAGGAAAGTTATATGTCAAGTTAGGAAACTTTAAGGATGAAAATGCTGCTAGAAAGACAGTTGATGCTATACCAAAAGTTAAAGATGAGGTTTATGCCACAGTTTATGCTCCATTAGATGATATTGACTTTATACCTGATTCTATAATAGCTATAGTCAAACCTAAGAAAGCTTTAAGATTAGTTCAAGCTTCTCTATATAGGGATGGTGGAAGATTTTCAGCAGATTTCTCAGGAATTCAGTCAGTTTGTGCGGATGCTGTTGCAGCTGTAAAAGTTAGAGGAGTTTCAAATATGACATTGGGTTGTAATGGATCAAGAAAGTATGCAGGAATAAAAGATGAAGAATTGGTATTTGCTTTCCCTGTAGATGAATTGGAAAAGATAGTTGAAGCTTTAGAACACTTTAAAGAAGTTTGGGGATAA
- a CDS encoding MJ0307 family thioredoxin encodes MAVKIELFTSPMCPHCPAAKRVVEEVVKEFPEVEVEYINVMENPDRAMKYGIMAVPTIVINGEIEFIGAPTKEALIEAIKKRL; translated from the coding sequence ATGGCTGTTAAGATAGAACTATTTACATCTCCAATGTGTCCTCACTGTCCTGCTGCTAAAAGGGTTGTTGAAGAAGTGGTTAAAGAGTTTCCTGAAGTTGAAGTTGAATATATAAATGTTATGGAAAATCCAGATAGAGCTATGAAATATGGAATAATGGCTGTTCCTACAATTGTTATAAATGGAGAGATTGAATTTATTGGGGCTCCTACAAAAGAAGCATTAATAGAAGCTATAAAGAAGAGATTATAA
- a CDS encoding TatD family hydrolase, translating into MIITDNHIHVDNEKGYGAEKVAKIFYNAGGKVMIVLNKPTFDGDLTRSMDQLVRDVERINKNTEVKAFGLVGVHPAELTYLIKFMSLEEAKERIIKAMDYAKSLVENYDFIVGLGEVGRPHYKVSKEVWDASNDILKYCMTLAKDLSCPIQVHAESSERVFDDLYNMAKEVGLDTDKVIKHFCTDINDKIFPSILANKVNENIIKKSLRFVMETDYIDDLSRPGAVLGIKTVPRITKKLLEKGILDEEKVYKIHKENIEKLYDINL; encoded by the coding sequence ATGATAATAACAGATAATCATATTCATGTAGATAATGAAAAAGGTTATGGTGCTGAAAAAGTAGCAAAAATTTTTTACAATGCTGGAGGAAAGGTTATGATTGTATTGAATAAACCTACATTTGATGGGGATTTAACGAGATCTATGGATCAGTTAGTTAGAGATGTTGAAAGAATAAATAAAAATACTGAAGTTAAAGCCTTTGGATTAGTGGGAGTTCATCCAGCTGAACTAACATATCTAATAAAGTTTATGTCATTAGAAGAAGCTAAAGAGAGAATTATTAAAGCTATGGATTATGCTAAGTCTTTAGTGGAAAATTATGACTTTATTGTAGGTTTAGGAGAAGTTGGGAGACCACATTATAAGGTTAGTAAAGAGGTTTGGGATGCTTCAAATGATATATTAAAGTATTGCATGACTTTAGCTAAAGATTTAAGTTGTCCAATACAGGTGCATGCAGAATCTTCTGAAAGAGTATTTGATGATTTATATAATATGGCAAAAGAGGTAGGTTTAGATACAGATAAAGTGATAAAACACTTTTGCACTGATATAAATGATAAAATCTTTCCATCAATATTAGCTAATAAGGTTAATGAAAATATAATAAAAAAATCCCTTAGATTTGTTATGGAAACTGATTATATTGATGACTTATCTCGACCTGGAGCAGTTTTGGGAATAAAAACTGTCCCAAGAATAACAAAAAAATTATTAGAAAAAGGAATATTAGATGAGGAGAAAGTCTATAAAATACATAAAGAGAATATAGAAAAGTTGTATGATATTAATTTATAA